A window of Paraburkholderia bryophila contains these coding sequences:
- a CDS encoding ATP-binding protein codes for MTPLPGIVKPIESRLRGDPSVRDDNRGDNDNNSAEPLGSLPADLNDSRLLHELSLSLLERHDLPSLYAKVVETARVLMNADFASLQMLDMSAGEHEPHLHLLAHSGFTAHAADHWRTVLIESTTSCGESWASGERVVVSDIEHHAPFCDTVDLDVFRETGIKAMQSTPLRSRDGAFIGMISTHWSRFHEPDERQLSLIDIMARLTADLIERARSEDALRLSEARLRALVTATSYSLYRMSSDWKLMRALDGRGFLRDTTDVSEDWVRNYIHADDQPKLLAAIQLALDSRSMFELEHRVAKVDGTWGWAHSRAVPLFDADGKIVEWFGAASDVTARVEAEHALRESREKLLDADRMKDQFLATLAHELRNPLAPVRHGLQILRCADAPEASLPILDMLDRQVDHMVRLVDDLMEVARISSGALQLSRTEIDVEDTVRSALDLSRPLLDRGGHALHVRYPPERLYVHADQVRLTQVLSNLLNNAARYTPSGGRIELEIGRDENRVVIRVSDNGNGLAATDLPKLFRLFERLDAPQASGEGLGVGLALAKRLMELQGGDIAVESPGRGLGSTFTVHLPIVEKPVHVKSSARVTEPMRFDGLRVLIVDDNVDSAMSLGMLLDISGCTTRVVHSGAEALEAVKLFEPRVAVLDIGMPDMDGIELARELRARTQLAQTSLVALTGWGQADDRVKTREAGFECHLVKPVSFEQLCEVLQQCVGNQPAQ; via the coding sequence ATGACGCCACTCCCAGGAATCGTAAAGCCGATCGAATCCCGGCTGCGCGGCGACCCAAGCGTACGCGACGATAACCGCGGCGACAACGACAACAACAGCGCCGAGCCGTTAGGCTCGTTGCCCGCCGATCTCAACGACAGCCGTCTGCTGCATGAACTCTCGCTTTCCCTGCTCGAACGTCACGATTTGCCGTCGCTCTACGCAAAGGTCGTCGAGACAGCCCGTGTGCTGATGAACGCGGACTTTGCCAGCCTCCAGATGCTCGACATGTCAGCGGGCGAGCACGAACCCCATCTGCATCTTCTCGCGCACAGCGGCTTTACCGCTCACGCGGCCGACCACTGGCGCACGGTCCTGATCGAATCGACGACCAGTTGCGGCGAGTCGTGGGCCTCCGGCGAACGCGTCGTGGTCTCCGACATTGAGCACCACGCGCCGTTTTGCGACACGGTCGACCTCGACGTGTTTCGCGAGACCGGCATCAAGGCCATGCAGTCTACGCCGCTGCGTTCTCGCGACGGCGCCTTCATCGGCATGATCTCCACCCACTGGAGCCGCTTTCACGAACCCGACGAACGACAGTTGAGCCTGATCGACATTATGGCGCGGCTGACCGCGGATCTGATCGAACGTGCGAGGTCGGAAGACGCCCTGCGCCTCAGCGAGGCACGTCTGCGTGCATTGGTCACCGCGACGTCGTACTCGCTTTACCGCATGAGTTCCGACTGGAAACTGATGCGTGCGCTAGACGGCCGTGGTTTTCTGCGCGATACGACCGACGTCAGCGAGGATTGGGTGCGCAACTACATTCACGCCGACGATCAACCCAAGCTGCTCGCCGCGATCCAGTTGGCGCTCGACTCACGCTCGATGTTCGAGCTCGAGCACCGCGTCGCGAAGGTCGATGGCACGTGGGGCTGGGCGCACTCGCGAGCGGTGCCGCTGTTCGATGCGGACGGCAAGATCGTCGAGTGGTTCGGCGCGGCCAGCGACGTCACCGCTCGCGTGGAAGCGGAGCACGCGCTCCGTGAGAGCCGTGAAAAGCTGCTCGACGCCGACCGTATGAAAGATCAGTTTCTCGCCACGCTCGCGCATGAGTTGCGCAATCCGCTCGCGCCGGTTCGACACGGCCTGCAGATCCTGCGATGTGCGGACGCGCCCGAAGCATCTTTGCCGATCCTGGACATGCTCGACCGGCAAGTCGATCACATGGTTCGACTGGTCGATGATCTGATGGAAGTGGCGCGCATCAGCAGTGGCGCGTTGCAGTTGTCGCGAACGGAGATCGACGTCGAAGACACGGTGCGATCGGCGCTCGATCTGAGCCGGCCGTTGCTCGATCGAGGCGGCCATGCATTGCATGTGCGTTATCCGCCGGAGCGGTTGTACGTCCACGCCGATCAGGTGCGGCTCACGCAGGTGCTGTCGAATCTGCTGAACAACGCCGCGCGGTACACGCCGTCGGGCGGTCGCATCGAACTGGAAATCGGCCGCGACGAGAACCGTGTGGTGATTCGCGTATCCGACAACGGCAACGGACTCGCGGCGACAGACTTGCCGAAGTTGTTCCGATTGTTCGAGCGACTGGACGCGCCTCAAGCTAGCGGCGAGGGATTGGGCGTCGGCCTGGCGCTCGCGAAACGATTGATGGAACTACAGGGCGGCGATATTGCCGTCGAAAGCCCCGGCCGAGGTCTGGGGAGCACATTCACCGTTCATCTGCCGATTGTGGAGAAACCCGTACACGTGAAATCGTCCGCCCGAGTGACGGAGCCGATGCGCTTCGATGGTCTTCGCGTTCTTATCGTCGACGACAACGTCGATTCCGCGATGAGCCTCGGCATGCTGCTCGACATAAGCGGCTGCACGACCCGCGTGGTTCATAGCGGCGCTGAAGCGCTCGAGGCAGTGAAGCTTTTCGAACCACGCGTCGCGGTGTTGGACATCGGCATGCCGGATATGGACGGAATAGAGCTCGCTCGCGAGTTGCGCGCACGCACGCAGCTCGCACAAACGTCATTGGTTGCGCTGACGGGGTGGGGCCAGGCGGACGACCGCGTTAAAACGCGTGAGGCGGGATTCGAGTGTCATCTGGTGAAACCCGTTTCTTTCGAGCAGCTTTGCGAGGTGCTGCAGCAGTGTGTCGGCAACCAGCCGGCTCAGTGA
- a CDS encoding DUF429 domain-containing protein — translation MTRDNRLALDTVGVDGCKGGWYAAKRDHKTGKIHTRVCASFKELLSWAPAPAVVAIDIPVGLSSDGKRQCDVAAKAALKWPRSASVFHTPVRQTLGTGCYEEACQRHRAVTGQGISKQAFHILKKISEVDTELQNSSVDAARVFEVHPELTFMQLRMEQGGSPGGISESKSKPEGHQIRKALLDAEFGVELNAALAARVARDASLDDIVDAFAALWSAKRIAEGKACKVPEISVMDATGLPMVIHY, via the coding sequence ATGACAAGAGACAATAGGCTGGCGCTGGACACAGTCGGCGTGGACGGTTGCAAGGGCGGGTGGTATGCCGCCAAGCGAGATCACAAGACGGGGAAGATTCACACTCGCGTGTGCGCCTCGTTCAAAGAACTGCTTAGCTGGGCACCTGCTCCGGCGGTCGTAGCAATTGATATTCCCGTCGGGCTCTCATCCGATGGCAAACGGCAATGCGACGTGGCCGCCAAGGCGGCGCTGAAATGGCCGCGTAGTGCGTCGGTATTCCATACGCCCGTGCGGCAAACGCTCGGCACGGGTTGCTACGAAGAGGCTTGCCAGCGACATCGTGCGGTTACGGGTCAGGGAATTTCAAAGCAGGCGTTCCACATCCTTAAAAAGATCTCGGAGGTCGATACCGAGTTGCAAAATTCGAGCGTCGACGCTGCACGGGTCTTTGAGGTACATCCGGAGCTGACCTTTATGCAACTCCGCATGGAGCAAGGTGGATCGCCGGGTGGGATAAGCGAGTCGAAGAGCAAGCCGGAAGGTCATCAGATACGAAAAGCGCTACTCGATGCAGAATTTGGCGTGGAGCTGAATGCAGCGTTAGCCGCACGCGTAGCCCGTGATGCAAGCCTGGACGATATCGTCGATGCATTCGCGGCGCTGTGGAGCGCGAAACGCATTGCCGAGGGGAAGGCTTGCAAGGTGCCGGAAATAAGCGTGATGGACGCAACGGGTTTGCCTATGGTCATCCACTACTAA
- a CDS encoding GNAT family N-acetyltransferase, whose protein sequence is MQPTIDELLALDLLTLREHTELAGDIFDVDQQRLRLQLSLNDSEVCSVRREGELVAYAMLRPESENCWFVGAFSTHPLHRTSAVVSELLAKVARLAHERGIAELKSHVYKTNRLSVAFHRKLGFQITRENEKAFEFFTSVSKLGERPAIRRAAGTATAAMPRALDN, encoded by the coding sequence ATGCAGCCAACCATCGACGAACTCCTTGCGCTTGATTTGCTCACGCTACGTGAACACACAGAACTGGCTGGCGATATCTTCGATGTGGATCAGCAACGCTTGCGCTTGCAACTTTCCTTGAACGACAGCGAGGTGTGCTCAGTGCGACGCGAAGGAGAGTTGGTCGCTTATGCAATGCTTCGACCGGAGTCGGAGAATTGCTGGTTCGTGGGCGCGTTTAGTACCCACCCTTTGCACCGAACCTCTGCGGTTGTCTCTGAGCTGCTTGCGAAAGTCGCCAGGCTCGCACACGAACGAGGAATCGCCGAGCTCAAAAGCCATGTCTATAAGACCAACCGCCTGTCCGTCGCTTTCCATCGCAAACTTGGTTTTCAGATTACGCGTGAGAACGAGAAGGCTTTCGAGTTCTTCACGTCGGTATCGAAACTCGGCGAGCGACCTGCTATTCGGCGGGCGGCTGGCACTGCGACGGCGGCTATGCCTCGGGCACTGGACAATTGA
- a CDS encoding SMP-30/gluconolactonase/LRE family protein, protein MVGKKRIHAAFLIVATAAIATIAPACAAENTTDWLANTYGTLAAHVGNTARSMWVAPEGIIYTASMWDEYEGGVAFYQAGKSLGSIGAHGEFQGSAITGNATSIFVALQPGGTYGTGAVGRYNRATKARDLLIQVSAFNNLPRVDVVTGLATAGSLLYASDFYGNRVRIFTTAGVWQRDINITGPGALAVDAAGNVWVAQKSEGSIVEFSSPGALLNTIRMPAGSQPSALYFDASSGQLVVGDQGPDMNIKRYNLSGTPVLASTFGIQGGYLDTTTGIKGQVGDKRFTRVVGIGKDTAGNLYVLNNPWGGSWDLGRDGGTDIHSYNSAGRLQWKLQSLNFEGIAAPDPGTDGLYFYGGTNIYSGTAGGTFVANTVDPIAYPSDPRIDINDRSRDEHFGMLASVGANRILVATGQNPDTYYFFHFNAANGYIAIPDATLPGPVFKATASVRDGFCIDSKGGVWAGLDKTGNIYHYPLIGFDASGKPTWGPGIAIPIPESAKPLTRMVYLADSDTMILGQGVVGGTDWTAIGTRIEVYHGWSAGNTTKPNPVINLPHVGAKSIDAAGSYLFVGYWFGSGEALPNIDAFNLGTGNLDTTLVNTSTGTVDASSAIDSIYGVKAYLRSTGEYVVTKNNVNGSSITVYRWTP, encoded by the coding sequence ATGGTCGGTAAAAAACGGATTCATGCCGCGTTCCTCATCGTGGCGACCGCAGCGATCGCCACGATTGCACCTGCGTGTGCGGCGGAGAACACCACCGACTGGCTGGCGAACACCTACGGCACTCTCGCTGCCCACGTGGGTAACACCGCGCGCTCCATGTGGGTCGCGCCAGAAGGCATCATTTATACGGCGTCCATGTGGGACGAGTACGAGGGAGGCGTCGCGTTCTACCAGGCCGGCAAGAGCCTCGGCTCGATCGGCGCGCACGGCGAGTTTCAGGGCAGCGCGATCACGGGTAATGCGACGTCGATCTTTGTGGCACTGCAGCCCGGCGGAACTTACGGAACCGGTGCGGTGGGACGATACAACCGCGCCACCAAGGCTCGCGATCTGTTGATTCAGGTAAGCGCGTTCAACAACCTGCCGCGAGTCGACGTCGTGACCGGACTGGCCACGGCGGGCTCGCTCCTCTATGCCAGCGACTTCTACGGCAATCGCGTTCGGATCTTCACTACTGCCGGTGTCTGGCAGCGGGACATCAACATCACGGGGCCGGGCGCCCTCGCCGTGGATGCCGCAGGCAACGTCTGGGTCGCCCAGAAGAGTGAAGGCTCGATCGTCGAGTTCAGTTCACCCGGCGCGCTGCTGAACACGATCCGGATGCCAGCCGGGTCGCAGCCCTCAGCGCTGTATTTCGATGCATCGTCGGGGCAACTCGTGGTCGGGGACCAGGGTCCTGACATGAACATCAAGCGCTACAACCTCTCAGGCACGCCGGTGCTGGCCAGTACATTCGGCATTCAGGGCGGCTATCTCGACACCACGACGGGAATCAAAGGACAGGTCGGCGACAAGCGCTTCACTCGCGTAGTCGGCATCGGCAAAGACACTGCCGGCAACCTTTATGTACTCAACAACCCGTGGGGCGGAAGCTGGGATCTCGGCCGCGACGGCGGCACCGACATTCACTCGTACAACAGTGCCGGCCGCCTGCAATGGAAGCTTCAGTCTCTCAACTTCGAAGGGATCGCCGCGCCGGACCCGGGTACCGACGGCCTCTACTTCTATGGCGGCACCAACATCTACAGCGGCACGGCTGGAGGAACCTTCGTAGCGAACACGGTCGATCCGATCGCCTATCCGTCCGATCCGCGTATCGACATCAACGATCGATCGCGGGACGAGCACTTCGGTATGCTCGCCAGCGTCGGCGCAAACCGGATCCTCGTGGCGACCGGCCAGAATCCCGATACCTACTACTTCTTCCACTTCAATGCGGCGAATGGCTACATTGCGATACCGGATGCCACGCTTCCCGGTCCGGTGTTCAAGGCAACGGCATCCGTCAGGGACGGGTTCTGCATCGACAGCAAGGGCGGCGTGTGGGCCGGTCTCGATAAGACTGGGAATATCTACCACTATCCGCTGATCGGCTTCGACGCCAGCGGCAAGCCGACGTGGGGACCCGGTATCGCCATTCCTATTCCCGAGAGCGCCAAGCCGTTGACGCGCATGGTCTACCTCGCGGACAGCGACACGATGATTCTCGGGCAAGGTGTTGTGGGGGGCACGGACTGGACAGCGATAGGCACACGAATCGAGGTGTATCACGGCTGGAGTGCGGGCAACACGACGAAACCCAATCCAGTGATTAACCTCCCCCACGTCGGCGCCAAGTCGATTGACGCAGCCGGCAGCTATCTATTTGTCGGCTACTGGTTCGGTAGCGGAGAAGCTTTGCCGAACATCGACGCCTTCAATCTTGGTACAGGCAACCTGGACACCACGCTGGTCAACACCAGTACCGGTACCGTCGACGCCAGCAGCGCCATCGATTCGATCTATGGCGTCAAGGCATATCTTCGATCGACGGGCGAGTATGTGGTCACGAAGAACAACGTCAACGGGTCCAGCATTACGGTGTATCGCTGGACCCCTTGA
- a CDS encoding MBL fold metallo-hydrolase — protein MSTCTFPSQRVGDFMITAISDGYLTASLDFLSNIDSSEASRIQTDAGQKEPASVHINCYLVRGAGRTILIDGGAGGIKQWGGRLRTNLSLAGVEPSEIDTILLTHAHPDHIGGLVDTAGHITFPNAELVAHQREVEFWQDDGNLSRASERARGNFLIARQVFDGYRDKLRTFNEGEVLPGISAMSLPGHTEGHSGYLLESRDQGLLVWGDIVHFPHIQIKRPDVSIAFDQDPTLAATTRSRLLDRVSSEGLLIAGMHLGELGFARIKLASGSYGLLYETVA, from the coding sequence GTGTCCACCTGTACCTTTCCAAGTCAGCGAGTCGGGGATTTCATGATCACCGCAATCAGCGACGGTTACCTCACCGCCAGCCTGGACTTCCTCTCGAACATTGACTCGTCCGAGGCCTCCAGAATACAAACTGATGCAGGGCAGAAGGAGCCTGCCTCCGTGCATATCAACTGCTACCTGGTACGCGGGGCGGGCCGCACAATTCTCATCGACGGTGGGGCGGGAGGCATCAAGCAATGGGGCGGCCGCCTGAGAACTAATCTATCGCTTGCTGGTGTCGAGCCATCCGAGATCGACACCATCCTGCTCACACACGCCCATCCCGACCATATTGGAGGACTGGTCGACACAGCCGGACACATTACCTTTCCGAATGCGGAGCTGGTTGCTCATCAACGAGAAGTCGAATTCTGGCAGGACGACGGCAATCTCAGTCGTGCCAGCGAACGTGCTCGCGGTAACTTTCTGATTGCGCGTCAAGTGTTCGACGGCTACCGCGACAAGCTTCGCACTTTCAATGAAGGAGAAGTACTTCCCGGAATCAGCGCGATGTCGCTACCGGGACACACAGAGGGACATTCCGGATATCTTCTCGAATCCCGAGATCAGGGTCTGCTTGTCTGGGGAGATATTGTTCATTTCCCTCACATCCAGATTAAACGGCCGGACGTATCGATTGCATTCGATCAAGACCCGACCCTGGCCGCCACCACACGATCACGGCTTCTGGACCGGGTCAGTTCGGAGGGACTGTTGATCGCAGGTATGCATTTGGGGGAACTCGGCTTCGCGCGAATCAAGCTAGCGAGCGGGAGCTACGGTCTGCTCTACGAGACCGTAGCCTGA
- a CDS encoding sugar ABC transporter — MIYTVECSFSDPTSEAEWNDFYSLEKLPALISVSGFHTSQRFKSLSDGCPLYLAVHTIDGLDVLTGEEYRQKGGGNFARWQQHITDWHRNLYSDIGLAPAVNADELLVLCASGPEPLIQMGLTPLAMQAVALEKAPERRWLARLPRRNAQLAESLSGRVDLYSPMTEQLTSSRRFT; from the coding sequence ATGATCTACACCGTGGAATGCAGTTTCTCCGATCCCACCAGCGAAGCCGAGTGGAACGACTTCTACAGCCTCGAAAAACTGCCCGCCCTCATTTCAGTGAGTGGCTTTCACACGTCGCAGCGCTTCAAGTCGTTAAGCGATGGTTGCCCGCTCTACCTGGCCGTCCACACGATAGACGGACTCGATGTTCTAACGGGAGAGGAATATCGTCAGAAAGGCGGCGGCAATTTTGCAAGGTGGCAGCAACACATCACCGACTGGCACCGGAATCTCTATAGCGATATCGGCCTTGCTCCGGCGGTAAATGCGGACGAACTTCTCGTGCTGTGCGCAAGCGGTCCCGAACCGCTAATCCAGATGGGTCTCACACCGTTGGCCATGCAAGCGGTTGCGTTGGAGAAGGCTCCGGAACGCCGCTGGCTCGCAAGACTACCTCGACGAAACGCTCAGCTTGCCGAGAGCCTGTCTGGACGCGTCGACCTCTATTCACCGATGACGGAACAACTGACAAGCTCCCGCAGGTTCACGTAA
- a CDS encoding LysR substrate-binding domain-containing protein, whose product MRRKIPSNSALLAFEAAARHGSFARAAEELALTEGAISRQIARLEAFLGVALFERVGNRVRLAPNGTRYAVQIRESLDRLERDSLYLMGQSIDGASIDIAAIPTFATRWLIPRLKRFQSQHPNITVHIAERMEPFILAGSGFDAAIHFEHPAWAGMRLHHLLEEVLVPVCSPALLAGTDANVSLDELPRLHRRQNPDAWQLYAEEVGIVLTNSAVGARYDLHSMLIEAALAGLGVALVPRLYIGAELEQGRLVAPWPESKTIAKTFCLVLPDAIELSEEPLQVFANWILQEAGGFAICRDA is encoded by the coding sequence ATGCGACGTAAGATTCCAAGCAATTCCGCGCTCCTGGCTTTTGAGGCCGCGGCTCGACATGGCAGCTTCGCGCGCGCGGCTGAGGAATTAGCGCTGACCGAGGGTGCTATCAGTCGTCAGATTGCTCGATTGGAGGCGTTTCTAGGTGTCGCGCTGTTCGAGCGCGTCGGAAATCGCGTGCGGCTTGCGCCCAACGGCACGCGATACGCCGTGCAGATTCGCGAGTCGCTGGATCGGTTGGAACGGGACAGCCTTTATCTGATGGGTCAGTCCATCGACGGCGCGAGCATTGATATCGCCGCGATTCCGACCTTTGCCACCCGCTGGCTTATCCCTCGTCTGAAACGCTTTCAGAGTCAGCATCCGAACATTACCGTGCATATCGCGGAACGTATGGAACCGTTCATTCTTGCTGGTAGCGGTTTCGACGCGGCAATTCATTTTGAGCATCCAGCATGGGCGGGTATGCGGTTGCATCATCTGCTGGAGGAGGTGCTTGTACCCGTCTGTAGTCCGGCACTCCTCGCCGGTACCGATGCGAATGTTTCGCTTGATGAATTACCGCGCCTTCATAGAAGACAAAATCCGGACGCGTGGCAGCTTTATGCAGAAGAGGTCGGCATCGTGCTGACCAATTCGGCGGTTGGCGCACGTTACGACCTTCATTCCATGCTCATAGAGGCAGCGCTAGCGGGTTTGGGTGTTGCGTTGGTGCCGCGTCTTTACATCGGAGCAGAGCTTGAACAGGGCCGTTTGGTCGCGCCTTGGCCGGAGAGCAAAACGATTGCTAAAACCTTTTGCCTCGTTCTTCCTGACGCGATTGAGTTGAGTGAAGAACCACTGCAGGTGTTTGCGAATTGGATTCTTCAGGAAGCCGGGGGTTTTGCGATTTGTCGTGACGCGTAA
- a CDS encoding ArsR/SmtB family transcription factor: MVDMPDIPRVARLLADVARTRIVWALIDGSARPAGELAFHAGISAQSASAHLMKLVGGGLLAAEAQGRHRYFRIANAEVACMIESMAALASGMELGLPQCLPSTGSSTQAFMHARTCYDHLAGEIAVSVLASMIKARWLRRKDTELVATRLGAQQLRALGIDLDSAQGERRVFARPCADLTQRHPHLGGALGTHMLKLYIDQSWIERMPKSRLVSVTPKGNEMFRKLLALG, encoded by the coding sequence ATGGTCGATATGCCAGATATTCCACGGGTTGCCAGGCTGCTGGCTGACGTGGCACGCACCAGGATCGTGTGGGCATTGATCGACGGATCGGCCCGGCCGGCAGGCGAGTTGGCTTTTCACGCGGGCATCTCGGCGCAATCGGCCAGTGCACATTTGATGAAGCTGGTCGGAGGCGGCTTGCTGGCCGCTGAGGCGCAGGGGCGCCATCGCTATTTTCGGATCGCCAACGCCGAGGTGGCCTGCATGATCGAGAGCATGGCCGCGCTCGCTTCGGGAATGGAGCTAGGCTTGCCACAGTGCCTTCCGTCAACGGGATCGTCGACCCAGGCATTCATGCACGCTAGAACCTGCTATGACCACCTGGCGGGGGAGATTGCGGTGAGCGTACTTGCCTCGATGATTAAGGCACGCTGGTTGCGACGGAAGGATACAGAACTGGTCGCCACCCGGCTCGGCGCGCAGCAGTTGCGTGCGCTTGGCATTGATCTGGATTCGGCGCAAGGTGAACGGCGCGTGTTCGCACGCCCATGTGCCGATCTGACGCAACGGCACCCGCATTTGGGCGGCGCACTCGGCACGCACATGCTCAAACTTTATATCGATCAAAGCTGGATCGAACGCATGCCCAAGTCTCGTCTCGTCAGCGTCACGCCGAAGGGGAACGAGATGTTTCGGAAGCTTCTGGCACTCGGATGA
- a CDS encoding nuclear transport factor 2 family protein, with protein sequence MEIDNIQKALQIYFDVMYECDLEKFDWVFHPTSSLFTMKNGGFNLRPFAQYRAEIATRTPPKSVSQPRVDEILQIGVLSPEIAFAQVRVRIFEKIFVDNLNLLKFEGRWMIVAKIFHHAETIAT encoded by the coding sequence ATGGAAATTGACAACATTCAGAAAGCCTTGCAAATCTACTTCGACGTCATGTACGAATGCGATCTGGAAAAATTTGATTGGGTATTTCACCCGACCAGTTCGCTCTTCACGATGAAAAACGGTGGGTTCAACCTGCGTCCATTTGCCCAATATCGCGCGGAGATTGCTACCCGGACACCGCCGAAGAGCGTGTCACAACCGCGCGTTGATGAAATTCTGCAGATCGGTGTGCTATCTCCCGAGATTGCGTTTGCGCAGGTTCGCGTTCGCATCTTCGAGAAGATCTTTGTGGATAACCTCAACCTGCTGAAGTTCGAAGGGCGCTGGATGATTGTCGCGAAGATTTTTCACCATGCTGAGACGATAGCGACGTAG
- a CDS encoding chemotaxis protein, which produces MIVNASHRVIASSDDKGVLDEQFRLNTDGRSAGFYQMSDERTVSFAATLGYESYRGLGWYGVIVQSPATA; this is translated from the coding sequence ATGATCGTCAACGCGTCGCATCGCGTGATCGCCAGTTCGGACGACAAAGGTGTGCTCGACGAGCAGTTCCGCCTGAATACAGATGGACGTTCAGCCGGCTTCTATCAAATGTCCGACGAGCGCACTGTTTCGTTTGCCGCGACGCTCGGCTACGAGAGCTATCGTGGCCTCGGATGGTATGGCGTCATCGTGCAGTCGCCTGCAACGGCATAG
- a CDS encoding IS256 family transposase has translation MPIMKKKRTVASQAAARGPLPALPEGLLDELVKGPMTPVQVQDLMLAFNKAIIERAMGAEMNMHLGYPAGQPKPDGQANERNGASGKTIITERGPVRLDLPRDREGSFAPILIPKHERRFTGFDERIIAMYARGMSVREIQAFLAESYGTEVSPDFISSVTDEVMAETLAWQNRPLEPMYPVVFFDALRVKIRGDGVVSNKAVYLALGIQADGQRDVLGLWIEQTEGAKFWLKVFNDLKTRGCQDILIAVVDGLKGLAEAIGTAYPRTAVQTCIVHLIRNSLEYASHKDRKAVATALRPIYAAASEQAAQQALQDFTEGPWGTKYPTIVQSWQRAWEHVTPFFVFPPEIRRVVYTTNAIESLNMQLRKIIKTRGHFPNDEAAIKLLWLALRNVLAKSVRAAFDWKAAMNQFAILFGERFTLARG, from the coding sequence ATGCCGATCATGAAAAAGAAACGTACTGTCGCCTCTCAGGCAGCGGCCCGAGGGCCGCTGCCTGCCCTGCCTGAAGGTCTGCTTGATGAACTGGTGAAGGGTCCGATGACGCCTGTCCAGGTCCAGGACCTGATGCTGGCGTTCAACAAGGCCATCATCGAGCGCGCGATGGGCGCCGAGATGAACATGCATCTGGGCTACCCGGCGGGCCAGCCCAAGCCCGACGGCCAGGCCAACGAACGCAACGGCGCGAGCGGCAAGACGATCATCACCGAGCGCGGCCCGGTGCGGCTCGATCTGCCGCGGGACCGTGAGGGCAGTTTCGCGCCGATCCTGATTCCCAAACACGAGCGCCGTTTCACGGGCTTCGATGAGCGCATCATCGCCATGTACGCACGCGGCATGAGCGTGCGCGAGATTCAGGCGTTTCTGGCTGAAAGCTATGGCACCGAGGTCTCACCCGACTTCATCAGTTCGGTCACCGATGAGGTGATGGCCGAAACGCTGGCCTGGCAAAACCGCCCGCTCGAGCCGATGTACCCGGTGGTGTTCTTCGACGCGCTACGCGTGAAGATCCGTGGCGACGGTGTGGTGAGCAACAAGGCCGTCTATCTGGCGCTGGGTATCCAGGCCGACGGCCAGCGCGATGTGCTCGGCCTGTGGATTGAACAGACCGAGGGCGCGAAGTTCTGGCTCAAGGTGTTCAATGACCTCAAGACCCGCGGTTGCCAGGACATCCTGATCGCGGTGGTGGACGGTCTGAAAGGACTGGCCGAGGCGATCGGGACGGCGTACCCCCGCACAGCGGTGCAGACCTGCATCGTGCATCTGATCCGAAACAGTCTGGAGTACGCCAGCCACAAGGACCGCAAGGCGGTCGCCACGGCGCTGCGTCCGATCTATGCAGCCGCGAGCGAACAGGCTGCACAGCAGGCCTTGCAGGACTTCACTGAAGGACCGTGGGGGACGAAGTATCCGACCATCGTGCAATCCTGGCAGCGCGCCTGGGAACACGTCACACCGTTCTTCGTGTTTCCCCCGGAGATACGCCGGGTCGTGTACACAACAAACGCCATTGAGAGTCTGAACATGCAACTGCGCAAGATCATCAAGACCCGCGGACACTTCCCCAACGACGAGGCCGCCATCAAGCTGCTGTGGCTGGCGCTACGCAACGTGCTGGCAAAGTCCGTGAGAGCGGCATTCGACTGGAAAGCGGCGATGAACCAGTTTGCTATTCTGTTTGGCGAGCGCTTCACGCTCGCACGTGGCTAG